A single genomic interval of Spinacia oleracea cultivar Varoflay chromosome 6, BTI_SOV_V1, whole genome shotgun sequence harbors:
- the LOC130462453 gene encoding uncharacterized protein codes for MNSLDKTLTELHGMLKTAEKTLKSDKQDVLMVRGGKFKKSGKKRNAKKGGNKANPTKQTGAKSAKRKFSQPTSESECFYCKKKGHWKRDCLKLKEDQKNGTVVPSSGTKKK; via the exons atgaatagtctggacaaaacgctcactgagcttcacggtatgctgaagaccgctgaaaagacgctcaaaagtgataagcaggatgtgcttatggtgcgtgggggcaagttcaagaaatctggaaagaagaggaatgctaagaaaggtggcaacaaggccaacccaactaagcaaactggcgccaaatctgcaaagaggaagttcagtcaacccacttctgaatccgaatgcttctactgcaagaagaaggggcattggaagagagattgcttgaagctaaaggaagatcagaagaacggaacagtcgttccatcttcag ggactaagaagaagtag